One region of Faecalibacter bovis genomic DNA includes:
- a CDS encoding GNAT family N-acetyltransferase, translating to MIITANLQHLDELALLFDMYRQFYDKPSDVPAAKEFLTERIQNKESVIYCAVNDKNKITGFIQLYPLFSSTRLKRFWILNDLFVYSEHRGNGFSKALIEQAKELCKQTNACGMLLETSKTNNIGNNLYPSSGFALRDDANFYEWEIK from the coding sequence ATGATTATAACTGCCAACTTACAGCATCTTGATGAACTTGCTTTGCTATTTGACATGTATCGACAATTTTATGATAAACCTTCAGATGTACCTGCAGCTAAAGAATTTTTAACTGAACGAATTCAGAATAAAGAATCGGTTATCTATTGTGCTGTGAATGATAAAAACAAAATTACTGGATTTATACAATTGTATCCTTTATTTTCATCAACTCGATTAAAACGTTTTTGGATTTTAAATGATCTATTTGTTTATAGCGAACACCGAGGAAATGGCTTTTCAAAAGCGTTAATAGAACAAGCAAAAGAACTTTGTAAACAAACAAATGCTTGTGGAATGCTTCTAGAAACAAGTAAAACCAATAATATCGGAAATAATTTATATCCTAGTTCAGGTTTTGCACTTCGTGATGATGCTAATTTTTATGAGTGGGAAATTAAATAA
- the nadD gene encoding nicotinate (nicotinamide) nucleotide adenylyltransferase: MKIGLYFGSFNPIHIGHLIIANHFQNFTDLDQIWFVISPQNPFKKKASLANEFDRLDMVEIAIKDYPNLRASDIEFRLPKPSYTIDTLIHLEEKYPNNQFCLIMGSDNLEGLHKWKNSEIIIEKYPIYVYPRPGYVQDENLDNIEIVEAPLMEISSTFIRSAIKENKNIKPMLPNGVWEHLDKIGLYK, translated from the coding sequence ATGAAAATAGGATTATACTTTGGTTCATTCAATCCAATCCATATTGGTCATTTAATTATTGCAAATCATTTCCAAAATTTTACCGATTTGGATCAAATTTGGTTTGTAATTTCTCCTCAAAATCCATTCAAGAAAAAAGCTTCTTTGGCAAATGAATTTGACCGATTAGATATGGTAGAAATTGCGATTAAAGATTATCCTAATTTACGTGCATCTGATATTGAATTTAGATTACCTAAACCTTCTTATACAATCGATACATTAATTCATTTAGAAGAAAAATATCCAAATAACCAGTTTTGTTTGATTATGGGATCTGATAATCTTGAAGGACTTCATAAATGGAAAAATAGCGAAATTATTATCGAAAAATATCCAATTTATGTCTACCCAAGACCTGGATATGTACAAGATGAAAATTTAGATAATATAGAAATTGTTGAAGCGCCACTAATGGAAATTTCATCAACATTTATTCGATCAGCAATTAAAGAAAATAAAAACATAAAACCGATGTTACCTAATGGAGTTTGGGAACATTTGGATAAAATTGGACTTTACAAATAA